CATTTCCTTTTAAAATATATTTAACTTCAATTTTGACATTTCCAGGAAATCCTTCTTCCATATGTGGACTTTCTAAAGAAAGTTTAACTCCAATAAAATCCTCATCTTTAATCTCTTCAACACTCCATACTTTATGTCCAAAATTATCTATTCCACCATGAAGATTATTATTTCCATTATTTTTAGTTAATGTATAAGTTTCTCCATTTAATAAAAAAGTTCCATTACTAATTCTTCCAGCATTTCTACCTATAAGAGAACCAAAGTAAGGAGATCTTTCCTCGTAATCTTTTATAGAAGGTAGATTTAGTACTACATTTTCTAAAACTCCCTCCTTATTAGGAGTAGATATTTTTCTGAGAACTCCTCCGTAATTTATGATTTCAACTTCCATAAATTCATTCTTAAGAGTATACATTAAAACCTTTTCATTTTTTTTGTAACTCCCCAATTTTTAACAGTTATTTCCATAATCTCACCTCAGTTTATATTTTAACATAGAAAGTATAAAAATGTAATTATTAAATAAAAAACTTACTAGCAAAAAGTTGGAATAAATTGTAAAATATATTAGTAAAAATGAAATATTAAGGAGGGTAAAAATGTATCCATTAAAATTTAAGAAAACATTAGTAAAAAAAGTATGGGGTGGAAGAAAATTTAATACAGTTTTAAATATGGAACTTCCAGATGATAATTTATATGGTGAGTCTTGGGAAGTAAGTTCTCATAAAGGAGGATTGTCATATATAGAAAATGGAGAGTATGCAGGAAAAACTTTAGTTGAAGTCATAGAACAAAATAAAGAAGAGATACTAGGAAAAGAGATAGTTGAAAGATTTAAAGGAGAGTTTCCATTACTTATAAAATATTTAGATATAAATGATAGATTATCAGTTCAAGTTCATCCTAGTGATGAGTATGCTCTTAGAGTAGAGGGAGAATTTGGAAAAAGTGAATGTTGGTATGTAATGGAAGCTAGCGAAGATGCTACACTTATTTTAGGAATAAAAGAAGGAATAACAAAAGAAATTTTTAAAGAAAAAGTTGAAAAAAAAGATTTTACAGATTTATTTAATACTATAAAAGTAAAAAAGGGAGATTTTATAAATCTATTACCTGGAGTAGTTCATGCAACTTTAGAAGGTTCTATTTTAATTTGTGAAGTTCAACAAAATTCAGATACAACTTATAGAATTTATGATTT
This DNA window, taken from Fusobacterium mortiferum ATCC 9817, encodes the following:
- a CDS encoding type I phosphomannose isomerase catalytic subunit → MYPLKFKKTLVKKVWGGRKFNTVLNMELPDDNLYGESWEVSSHKGGLSYIENGEYAGKTLVEVIEQNKEEILGKEIVERFKGEFPLLIKYLDINDRLSVQVHPSDEYALRVEGEFGKSECWYVMEASEDATLILGIKEGITKEIFKEKVEKKDFTDLFNTIKVKKGDFINLLPGVVHATLEGSILICEVQQNSDTTYRIYDFDRLVDGKLRELHIDKALDVIDFKGDIQVTTSESRQKISLLGAMKEELVRGQYFNVDKYLIEGEFEDETNKNFKILSILDGEGEIICDSDSYSIKKGDTYFIPAGLKTVLKGKVEILKSYL